One Nerophis ophidion isolate RoL-2023_Sa linkage group LG06, RoL_Noph_v1.0, whole genome shotgun sequence genomic region harbors:
- the LOC133554017 gene encoding S-adenosylhomocysteine hydrolase-like protein 1 isoform X3 codes for MAHIHVHGRERIQFANTEDKQEFSKYPTKAGRRSLSRSISQSSTDSYSSAASYTDSSDDETSPRDKAQVNTQGSNDFCVKNIKQAEFGRREIEIAEQDMSALISLRKRAQGEKPLAGAKVVGCTHITAQTAVLIETLVALGAQCRWTACNIYSTQNEVAAALAETGVPVFAWKGESEDDFWWCIDRCVSTESWQANMILDDGGDLTHWVYKKYPSVFKKVRGIVEESVTGVHRLYQLSKAGKLCVPAMNVNDSVTKQKFDNLYCCRESILDGLKRTTDIMFGGKQVVVCGYGEVGKGCCTALKALGAIVVITEIDPICALQACMDGFRVVKLSEVIRQMDVVITCTGNKNVVTREQLDRMKNGCVVCNMGHSNTEIDVASLRSPELTWERVRSQVDHIIWPDGKRVVMLAEGRLLNLSCSTVPTFVLSITATTQALALIELFNAPEGRYKQDVYLLPKKMDEYVASLHLPNFDAHLTELSDEQAKYMGLNKNGPFKPNYYRY; via the exons ATGGCACACATACATGTGCACGGGAGAGAAAGG ATCCAGTTTGCTAACACGGAGGATAAACAAGAATTCAGCAAATACCCAACCAAGGCAGGTCGCCGTTCCTTGTCTCGCTCCATTTCGCAGTCTTCCACAGACAGCTACAGCTCAG CTGCGTCCTACACAGACAGCTCTGATGATGAAACCTCACCTAGAGACAAAGCGCAGGTCAACACACAGGGCAGCAATGACTTCTGTGTTAAGAACATCAAACAAGCTGAATTTGGGCGACGTGAAATTGAAATTGCTGAGCAAG ACATGTCAGCGCTTATTTCCTTGAGGAAGAGAGCCCAGGGGGAGAAGCCTCTGGCGGGGGCGAAGGTTGTAGGCTGTACTCATATCACAGCTCAGACGGCA GTATTGATTGAGACACTGGTAGCTCTGGGGGCCCAGTGCCGCTGGACAGCCTGCAACATCTACTCCACCCAGAATGAAGTGGCTGCTGCTCTCGCTGAGACAG GAGTGCCTGTGTTTGCTTGGAAGGGTGAATCAGAGGATGACTTCTGGTGGTGCATCGATCGCTGTGTCAGCACTGAGTCCTGGCAGGCCAATATG ATTTTGGATGATGGCGGGGACTTGACACACTGGGTTTACAAGAAGTACCCCAGTGTGTTCAAGAAAGTGCGGGGCATTGTTGAGGAGAGTGTCACAGGAGTTCATAG ACTGTACCAGCTGTCTAAGGCCGGCAAGCTGTGCGTCCCTGCGATGAACGTGAACGACTCAGTCACCAAGCAGAAATTTGACAACCTGTACTGCTGCCGTGAATCCATCCTGGACGG CTTGAAGAGGAcaacagatattatgtttggggGCAAACAAGTGGTGGTGTGTGGTTATGGAGAG GTGGGAAAAGGCTGCTGCACTGCTCTGAAAGCCTTGGGAGCCATTGTGGTAATCACAGAGATTGACCCCATCTGTGCCCTGCAGGCATG TATGGACGGCTTTAGAGTTGTCAAGCTGAGTGAAGTCATCCGGCAGATGGATGTGGTGATAACTTGCACTG GTAACAAGAATGTTGTCACCAGAGAACAGCTGGATCGGATGAAGAATGGCTGTGTTGTCTGCAACATGGGACATTCCAACACTGAGATTGATGTG GCAAGTCTGCGCAGCCCTGAGCTGACCTGGGAGAGGGTGCGCTCGCAGgtggaccacatcatctggccTGATGGAAAGAGAGTTGTGATGCTTGCAGAG GGTCGCCTTCTGAATCTGAGCTGCTCCACTGTGCCTACGTTTGTGTTGTCCATCACTGCTACAACTCAG GCCCTGGCCCTGATTGAGTTGTTCAATGCTCCAGAGGGACGTTACAAGCAGGACGTATATCTTCTGCCTAAGAAAATGG